The DNA segment AGCGAGGCTCGCGCGCGTGGCGCCACGAACGACCCCGAGCTCGAGCGTCGGGTGAGCGCGGCGCTCGCGCGGCGGCTCATGCATCAGCTCCTCTCGGAGGCCGAGCAAAAGGGGCCGGTCACGGACGCCGAGCTCGAGCGGGTGATGGCGCGGCGGTGGATCGAGCTCGATCGGCCGGAGGGGTTTCGTACGGTCCATGCGGTCGTGCAGTTCGCGGAGAACGCGGATGCTGCGACGCGTAGCCGGGCCGAGGCCGTGGCGCGCGCCATTCACGAGGCCGTGTTGCCGGTGGCCGCGTCGGCGCGCGCGATCACGCGCCCCGAGCCCAAGCGTCCGTTCGAGGACGTCGAGGACCCGGTCGTCGCCTCGTTTCGAAGTGCGGTCGACGGGGTCGACAAGGATGGGTTCAGGACCGTGGTGGAGGCGCTCCCGCCGGTCACGGCGGATGGGCGTTTGATCCTCCCCGACGGGGGGACGCTGGTGGA comes from the Polyangium spumosum genome and includes:
- a CDS encoding peptidyl-prolyl cis-trans isomerase — encoded protein: MALVSLVATAAGCGGGGGPSGPPPERGTLAGGTVARVGREEVNEGTVVRIAAAQGIDLVAARELAIRDALFASEARARGATNDPELERRVSAALARRLMHQLLSEAEQKGPVTDAELERVMARRWIELDRPEGFRTVHAVVQFAENADAATRSRAEAVARAIHEAVLPVAASARAITRPEPKRPFEDVEDPVVASFRSAVDGVDKDGFRTVVEALPPVTADGRLILPDGGTLVESFARAASALGARGDTSPLVATSYGVHVLLLLERTPARVVPLEERRRLVRDEVVWGRASAARSKLLEGLRRGVLVERSAEPLLALVPIER